In Actinoplanes derwentensis, the following proteins share a genomic window:
- the pilO gene encoding type 4a pilus biogenesis protein PilO has protein sequence MTTRRIDQIWLFGGLTLAILLVIGSYFLVIGPKYTARDTVQNDTADTVLQLAKEQKKLTELREQLKSIETYKATLVTAQKALPYGKTTNQIPEFLKQLQALGIKNNVDVSGYGASAPQELKNTPAVSELPITLNIEGSIDKITTFVKELQTEQPRSVLIQSAKYGVNEDKWTLTLSLTAFITTTQTKTITS, from the coding sequence ATGACCACGCGTCGTATCGACCAGATCTGGCTCTTCGGTGGGCTGACCCTGGCCATCCTGCTCGTGATCGGCAGCTACTTCCTGGTGATCGGACCGAAATACACCGCCCGGGACACTGTTCAGAACGACACCGCCGACACCGTCCTGCAACTCGCCAAGGAGCAGAAGAAGCTCACCGAACTGCGGGAACAGCTCAAGAGCATCGAAACCTACAAGGCGACGCTGGTCACGGCACAGAAGGCCCTGCCGTACGGGAAGACCACCAACCAGATCCCCGAGTTCCTCAAGCAGTTGCAGGCCCTCGGCATCAAGAACAACGTCGACGTCAGCGGTTACGGGGCATCCGCGCCGCAGGAGCTGAAGAACACCCCCGCGGTGTCCGAACTGCCGATCACCCTGAACATCGAGGGCTCGATCGACAAGATCACCACCTTCGTCAAGGAGTTGCAGACCGAGCAGCCCCGGTCGGTGCTCATCCAGTCCGCCAAGTATGGCGTGAACGAGGACAAGTGGACGCTGACGCTCTCCCTGACCGCCTTCATCACCACGACCCAGACCAAGACCATCACCTCGTGA
- a CDS encoding PilN domain-containing protein — MSTTALMPVDPSVSPQQAARVLSIRADLLPPEIRESRRSRITRTMIVVLVVATLAVLAAWYAQASIAKQNADDEYTETFQSLTTVRSAQKVDDLRDLVEYQQGGTELNTELAAVMASDLSWTNLLTLIRDRAVDTKVDITDINGTLNDTSTSTSTETTDEIGTLTVSGTAADKRDVADYVNELGDLEDMVNPFVTSVTDQDDVVVFSVTITITKDALCGRFTEDCPSGGK, encoded by the coding sequence ATGAGCACCACCGCCCTGATGCCCGTGGATCCGTCGGTGTCGCCACAACAGGCGGCCCGGGTCCTGTCCATCCGCGCCGATCTGCTGCCACCGGAGATCAGGGAGAGCCGGCGGTCCCGGATCACCCGCACGATGATCGTGGTCCTGGTCGTCGCCACGCTCGCCGTCCTCGCTGCCTGGTACGCGCAGGCGTCCATCGCCAAGCAGAACGCCGACGACGAGTACACCGAGACCTTCCAGTCCTTGACCACGGTCCGCAGCGCGCAGAAGGTCGACGACCTGCGTGACCTGGTCGAGTACCAGCAGGGCGGGACGGAACTGAACACCGAGCTGGCCGCGGTGATGGCCAGTGACCTGTCCTGGACCAACCTGCTCACTCTGATCCGGGACCGGGCGGTGGACACCAAGGTGGACATCACCGACATCAACGGCACGCTGAACGACACCAGCACCAGTACCAGCACCGAGACAACCGACGAGATCGGCACGCTGACGGTCTCCGGTACCGCCGCCGACAAGCGTGACGTCGCCGACTACGTCAATGAGCTCGGCGACCTGGAGGACATGGTGAACCCGTTCGTGACGAGCGTGACGGACCAGGACGACGTGGTCGTCTTCTCCGTCACGATCACCATCACCAAAGACGCGCTCTGTGGGCGCTTCACCGAGGACTGCCCGAGCGGAGGAAAGTGA